From one Phocaeicola salanitronis DSM 18170 genomic stretch:
- a CDS encoding putative porin, giving the protein MKKILITAIIALICGTISAQNTLSNQFGSSASGTDRDGFDRNGNPIDTTAVNDASTIPIGLTSWKIDARFGNRTEVPVDTLQHGFQNTNDTGGPYGHYTYLGNLGAPRIAHVYFDRKDASQFFFFDPYDYTVLQPQDVTYTNTKSPFVNLTYYKQGSSRDGEERFKAYFAVNANKRLGFGFNIDYVYGRGKYAHQSTALFNGNLFAYYLGDKYNMHFSFINDNLKVAENGGITDDRYVSAPIDMAEGGRTYANSEIPTNLTDIWNHNTGYHAFLTHRYNLGFYRDNPNENDTLVTQVFVPVTSFMHTLKVDIAKRKYISQNEEQNQEYFLNNFLPDVERDKTDYLAVKNTFGISLREGFNKWAKAGLTAFISHELRQFTMTDTITGTPGQRIPTKYTENVISVGGQLIKEQGKMFHYNVTGEFALIGEDAGAFSVEGNGNMNFRLFNDTVRLEANAFIKNQNPTFYYRHFHSKHYWWDNNDLSKMMRTRIEGKLSIDRWRTQLKAGVENITNYTYLDNTSVVTGGEEGSETSASFLNNVGVAQHSGSIQVFSASLRQDFKVGILHLDNEVTYQTSSNQDILPLPKLTLYHNLYLSFGLAKKVLEVEMGADVRYFTEYYAPDYAPAIGQFYLQNKETRYKLGNYPLLNGYINLHLKRTRIFLMMYNLIQGRGAHSYFLAPHYPLNPRLFKIGISWNFFD; this is encoded by the coding sequence ATGAAGAAGATACTTATTACAGCAATCATAGCATTGATATGCGGAACGATATCCGCACAAAACACCTTATCGAACCAATTCGGCAGTTCTGCTTCAGGAACAGACAGAGACGGATTCGACCGCAATGGCAATCCGATAGACACAACAGCTGTCAACGACGCCAGCACGATTCCGATAGGACTGACCTCGTGGAAAATTGACGCCCGCTTCGGCAACCGCACCGAAGTGCCGGTTGATACACTACAGCATGGCTTTCAGAACACAAACGATACAGGAGGTCCGTACGGGCATTATACCTATTTGGGAAACCTGGGTGCCCCACGTATCGCACATGTGTACTTCGACCGGAAAGACGCCAGCCAATTTTTCTTTTTCGACCCATACGACTACACTGTCCTGCAGCCGCAAGACGTAACCTATACCAATACCAAATCCCCTTTCGTCAACCTGACTTACTATAAACAAGGAAGCAGCCGCGACGGAGAAGAACGGTTCAAAGCCTATTTTGCCGTAAATGCCAATAAACGGCTTGGATTCGGCTTCAATATTGACTACGTGTACGGACGAGGGAAATATGCACACCAATCCACCGCGCTATTCAACGGAAATCTTTTCGCCTATTATTTAGGCGACAAATACAACATGCACTTCAGCTTTATCAATGACAACCTGAAAGTGGCTGAAAACGGAGGTATTACCGATGACCGCTATGTCAGTGCGCCTATTGATATGGCAGAAGGCGGAAGAACCTACGCCAATAGTGAAATTCCTACCAACCTGACTGATATTTGGAACCATAATACAGGATATCATGCTTTTCTGACACACCGTTACAATCTCGGGTTCTACCGTGACAATCCGAATGAGAACGACACCCTCGTGACGCAAGTTTTTGTGCCAGTCACCAGCTTTATGCACACGCTGAAAGTAGATATAGCGAAACGCAAGTACATCTCGCAAAACGAAGAGCAGAATCAAGAATACTTCTTGAACAACTTCTTGCCAGACGTGGAACGGGACAAAACCGATTACCTTGCGGTAAAAAACACGTTCGGCATCTCACTCCGTGAAGGATTCAATAAATGGGCAAAAGCCGGACTGACGGCTTTCATCAGCCATGAGCTCAGGCAGTTTACGATGACCGATACCATTACAGGCACACCCGGGCAACGCATTCCGACCAAATACACTGAAAATGTCATTTCGGTAGGAGGACAATTGATTAAAGAACAAGGAAAGATGTTCCACTACAACGTAACGGGAGAATTCGCCCTGATAGGCGAAGACGCCGGAGCATTCTCGGTAGAAGGAAACGGAAACATGAACTTCCGCCTCTTTAACGACACCGTACGCCTGGAGGCAAACGCATTCATTAAAAACCAGAACCCGACCTTTTATTACCGCCATTTCCATTCGAAGCATTACTGGTGGGACAACAACGATTTGTCTAAAATGATGAGAACCCGCATCGAAGGCAAACTGAGCATTGACCGCTGGCGCACCCAATTGAAGGCAGGAGTGGAGAATATCACAAACTATACTTACTTGGATAATACATCGGTAGTCACAGGTGGAGAGGAAGGTTCGGAAACGTCCGCTTCTTTCCTGAACAATGTAGGCGTAGCCCAACATTCGGGAAGCATTCAGGTGTTCAGTGCTTCGCTCCGCCAAGACTTTAAAGTCGGTATCCTGCACCTTGACAATGAAGTGACTTACCAGACCTCCAGCAACCAGGACATCCTGCCGCTTCCCAAACTTACACTTTACCACAACCTCTACCTCAGTTTCGGACTGGCGAAAAAGGTACTGGAAGTGGAAATGGGTGCCGATGTCCGTTACTTTACAGAATATTATGCACCCGATTATGCACCGGCTATCGGGCAATTCTATCTGCAAAACAAAGAGACACGATATAAACTCGGGAATTATCCGCTACTGAACGGATATATTAACCTGCACCTGAAACGTACCCGTATCTTCCTGATGATGTATAACCTGATTCAAGGACGAGGAGCACACAGCTATTTCCTTGCTCCCCATTATCCATTGAATCCGCGTTTGTTTAAAATCGGCATTTCATGGAACTTCTTTGATTAA
- a CDS encoding 2-oxoacid:acceptor oxidoreductase family protein: MKEEIIIAGFGGQGVLSMGKILAYSGLMEGKEVTWMPAYGPEQRGGTANVTVIISDERISSPILSKYDTAIILNQPSLAKFEDKVKPGGILIYDGYGIINPPTRKDIHVYRIDAMDEANERKMAKTFNMIVLGGLLKLRPVVSIESVVKALYKTLPERHHKLIPMNEEAIHIGMDIIKEVK; encoded by the coding sequence ATGAAAGAAGAAATCATCATAGCAGGATTTGGCGGACAAGGCGTTTTGTCGATGGGGAAAATCCTTGCCTATTCCGGACTGATGGAAGGCAAGGAAGTTACATGGATGCCTGCCTATGGTCCTGAACAACGTGGAGGCACCGCAAACGTAACTGTCATCATTAGTGACGAACGGATTTCATCGCCGATTCTGAGCAAATACGATACGGCAATTATCTTAAACCAACCTTCTTTGGCTAAATTTGAAGACAAAGTGAAACCGGGCGGCATCCTGATTTATGACGGATACGGCATTATCAATCCTCCTACACGGAAAGACATTCATGTCTACCGCATTGATGCCATGGACGAAGCGAACGAACGCAAAATGGCAAAGACATTCAATATGATTGTTTTAGGAGGCTTATTGAAACTCCGTCCGGTAGTCTCGATAGAAAGTGTCGTGAAAGCCCTTTACAAGACCTTGCCAGAACGCCATCACAAATTGATTCCGATGAACGAAGAAGCTATCCACATCGGTATGGATATCATCAAGGAAGTGAAGTGA
- a CDS encoding thiamine pyrophosphate-dependent enzyme encodes MTKEDIVKPENLVYKKPTLLNDNPMHYCPGCSHGVVHKLIAEVIEEMGMTEKAIGISPVGCAVFMYNYLDIDCLEAAHGRAPALAGAIKRLWPDRLVFTYQGDGDLACIGTAESIHALNRGDNITIIFINNAIYGMTGGQMAPTTLIGMKTATCPYGRNPEIHGYPLKMTEIAATLQGTCYVTRQSVQNVAAIRKAKKAIRKAFENSMQHKGSSLVEIVSTCNSGWKMSPEAANKWMEENMFPFYPLGDLKDTTI; translated from the coding sequence ATGACGAAAGAAGATATAGTAAAACCCGAAAACCTGGTTTATAAGAAACCTACATTGCTGAACGACAACCCGATGCACTATTGCCCGGGATGCAGCCACGGAGTAGTGCACAAATTGATAGCAGAAGTTATCGAAGAAATGGGAATGACCGAAAAAGCCATCGGCATCAGTCCGGTAGGCTGCGCGGTATTTATGTATAATTATTTGGACATAGATTGCCTGGAAGCTGCCCACGGACGCGCACCCGCTTTGGCGGGAGCCATCAAACGCCTATGGCCCGACCGTCTGGTATTCACGTACCAGGGTGACGGAGATTTGGCATGTATCGGTACAGCCGAAAGCATCCATGCCCTGAACCGTGGCGACAATATCACCATTATCTTTATCAACAATGCCATTTACGGCATGACAGGCGGCCAAATGGCTCCCACAACCCTAATCGGCATGAAAACAGCCACTTGCCCTTACGGACGCAATCCGGAAATTCACGGTTACCCGTTGAAGATGACCGAAATAGCCGCTACGCTTCAAGGCACCTGCTACGTGACCCGCCAATCGGTGCAAAACGTGGCAGCCATCCGTAAAGCCAAGAAAGCCATCCGTAAAGCATTCGAAAACTCGATGCAACACAAAGGTTCGAGTTTGGTAGAAATCGTTTCAACCTGCAATTCGGGCTGGAAGATGTCTCCGGAAGCTGCCAACAAATGGATGGAAGAAAACATGTTCCCATTCTATCCGCTGGGAGATTTGAAAGATACGACTATTTAA
- a CDS encoding 3-methyl-2-oxobutanoate dehydrogenase subunit VorB gives MAEEVVLMKGNEAIAHAAIRFGVDGYFGYPITPQSEVLETLAELKPWETTGMVVLQAESEVAAINMVYGGAGTGKMVMTSSSSPGVSLKQEGISYIAGAELPCLVVNVMRGGPGLGTIQPSQADYFQTTKGGGHGDYHVIALAPASVQEMADFVGLAFELAFKYRNPAMILADGVIGQMMEKVVLPEPRPRRTEEEIIAQCPWAATGRKGRRPNVITSLELDPAVMEQRNLHLQAKYAEIEANETRYEEINCEDAEYLIVAFGSCARIAQKSMEHAREEGIKIGLFRPITLWPFPSKALAERAKNVKGILVVELNSGQMIEDVKLAVECNIPVEHFGRLGGIVPDPDEVVDALKSKIIR, from the coding sequence ATGGCAGAAGAAGTAGTCTTAATGAAAGGAAACGAAGCCATTGCCCACGCCGCCATCCGGTTCGGCGTAGACGGTTACTTCGGCTATCCTATCACTCCCCAATCAGAAGTATTGGAAACTCTTGCCGAACTGAAACCGTGGGAGACAACCGGCATGGTGGTCCTGCAGGCAGAAAGCGAAGTGGCAGCTATTAATATGGTATACGGAGGCGCCGGCACAGGAAAAATGGTGATGACCTCGTCATCCAGCCCGGGCGTCAGCCTGAAACAGGAAGGCATCTCTTACATCGCAGGTGCCGAACTCCCCTGCCTGGTGGTAAACGTGATGCGCGGAGGTCCCGGACTGGGAACCATCCAGCCCAGCCAGGCCGATTATTTCCAGACAACGAAAGGAGGAGGGCATGGCGATTACCATGTTATCGCATTGGCACCGGCATCGGTACAGGAAATGGCAGACTTCGTAGGACTGGCATTCGAACTGGCTTTCAAATACCGCAACCCGGCAATGATCCTTGCCGACGGTGTTATCGGCCAGATGATGGAAAAAGTCGTATTGCCCGAACCCCGTCCGCGCCGCACGGAAGAAGAAATCATTGCCCAATGCCCTTGGGCGGCTACAGGACGCAAGGGACGCAGACCGAACGTCATCACCTCCCTCGAACTTGACCCGGCGGTAATGGAACAGCGCAACCTGCACCTGCAAGCCAAATATGCGGAAATCGAAGCAAACGAGACACGCTATGAAGAAATCAATTGCGAAGATGCCGAATACCTGATAGTAGCCTTCGGCTCATGTGCCCGCATCGCACAGAAATCAATGGAACATGCACGCGAAGAAGGCATTAAAATCGGCCTGTTCCGCCCCATCACCTTATGGCCCTTCCCAAGCAAAGCCTTGGCAGAACGGGCTAAAAACGTAAAAGGCATCCTTGTTGTCGAATTAAATAGCGGACAGATGATTGAAGACGTCAAACTGGCGGTAGAATGCAACATTCCGGTAGAACATTTCGGACGTTTGGGAGGCATTGTGCCCGACCCGGATGAAGTGGTTGATGCGTTGAAATCTAAAATCATCCGTTAA
- a CDS encoding 4Fe-4S binding protein, which yields MAKMKGVVVVNTERCKGCNLCVVACPLHVLSLTSKVNQKGYNYVQQIVEDTCNGCSSCAIVCPDACLTVYRAKEA from the coding sequence ATGGCTAAAATGAAAGGTGTAGTTGTCGTGAATACAGAACGCTGCAAAGGCTGCAACCTATGTGTTGTAGCGTGTCCGTTGCACGTTTTGTCACTCACCTCTAAAGTTAATCAAAAAGGATATAATTATGTACAGCAGATTGTAGAAGACACCTGCAACGGATGTTCTTCGTGCGCCATCGTATGTCCGGACGCATGTCTGACTGTATACAGAGCGAAAGAAGCGTAA
- a CDS encoding tetratricopeptide repeat protein, translated as MTERLKEIKDWIDEGNVDIAVSRLNQLLNQQPEDADDIYYLLGNAFRKQGDWQGALNNYQEAIDINPDSPASEARNMVIDILNFYNKDMFNQ; from the coding sequence ATGACCGAAAGACTGAAAGAGATAAAAGACTGGATAGATGAAGGCAATGTTGACATAGCCGTCAGCCGGTTAAACCAGCTTTTGAACCAGCAGCCCGAGGATGCCGATGACATCTATTACTTACTGGGAAACGCATTCCGCAAGCAAGGAGACTGGCAGGGCGCCCTGAACAATTATCAGGAAGCCATAGACATCAATCCGGACAGTCCGGCATCCGAAGCGCGGAACATGGTGATAGACATTCTTAATTTCTATAACAAAGATATGTTTAATCAATAA
- a CDS encoding bifunctional dihydroorotate dehydrogenase B NAD binding subunit/NADPH-dependent glutamate synthase, translated as MNKIISKEHFSEKVFKLVVEAPLIAKSRKAGHFVIVRVGEKGERMPLTIAGADPVKGTITLVVQEVGLSSTRLCELNEGDYITDVVGPLGKATHIENFGTVVCAGGGVGVAPMLPIVQALKAAGNRVITVLAGRTKELIILEKEMRESSDEVIIMTDDGSYGKKGLVTEGVEEVIKREKVDKCFAIGPAVMMKFVCLLTRKYDIPTDVSLNTIMVDGTGMCGACRITVGGKTRFVCVDGPEFDGHQVDFDEMLKRMGAFRDIEREEIHKLDPVDPDACEAVKALDDRSAPWREALRKSMKPKERTAIPRVRMNELDPEYRSHRRKEEVNLGLNEEQALTEAKRCLDCANPSCMEGCPVGINIPGFIKNIERGEFLEAARVLKQTSALPAVCGRVCPQEKQCESKCIHLKMGHEAVAIGYLERFAADYERDSGNISVPEIAGKNGIKVAVVGSGPAGLSFAGDMAKLGYEVTVFEALHEIGGVLKYGIPEFRLPNRIVDVEIDNLAKMGVQFVKDCIVGKTISVDDLQAEGYKGIFVASGAGLPNFMNIPGENSINIMSSNEYLTRVNLMDAASEDSDTPVTFGKRVVVVGGGNTAMDSVRTARRLGAERAIIVYRRSEAEMPARIEEVKHAKEEGVEFMTLHNPIEYIADEQGRVKQVVLQKMELGEPDASGRRSPVPIPGATVTLDIDMAIVSVGVSPNPIVPNSIPGLELGRKGTIAVNENMQSSIATIYAGGDIVRGGATVILAMGDGRRAAAAMDKQLRG; from the coding sequence ATGAATAAAATTATTTCTAAAGAACATTTTTCGGAGAAGGTATTCAAGCTGGTGGTAGAAGCCCCCTTGATTGCCAAATCCCGTAAAGCAGGGCATTTCGTGATTGTACGTGTCGGCGAAAAAGGCGAACGTATGCCCTTGACCATTGCCGGTGCCGACCCGGTAAAAGGTACCATTACGCTGGTCGTACAGGAAGTGGGCTTGTCGTCCACCCGTTTGTGTGAGTTGAATGAAGGCGACTATATTACCGATGTAGTGGGGCCGTTGGGGAAGGCTACGCATATCGAGAACTTCGGTACGGTGGTTTGTGCCGGAGGAGGTGTCGGCGTGGCTCCGATGTTGCCTATCGTCCAGGCTTTGAAAGCTGCGGGCAACCGGGTGATAACCGTACTTGCCGGGCGTACCAAGGAACTGATTATCCTGGAAAAGGAGATGCGCGAAAGCTCGGACGAGGTGATTATCATGACCGATGACGGCTCGTACGGAAAGAAAGGGCTGGTGACCGAAGGCGTCGAAGAAGTCATTAAGCGCGAGAAAGTGGACAAGTGTTTTGCCATCGGACCGGCGGTGATGATGAAATTCGTCTGCCTGCTTACCCGGAAATACGATATACCCACCGATGTGTCGCTTAATACCATTATGGTGGACGGAACGGGTATGTGTGGCGCCTGCCGTATTACCGTAGGAGGGAAGACCCGGTTCGTATGTGTGGACGGGCCGGAGTTCGACGGGCATCAGGTAGACTTCGATGAAATGCTGAAGCGTATGGGGGCTTTCCGCGATATCGAACGCGAGGAAATCCATAAGCTTGACCCGGTAGACCCTGATGCATGCGAGGCGGTCAAGGCGTTGGATGACCGTAGCGCTCCGTGGCGTGAGGCATTGCGCAAGTCGATGAAACCGAAGGAACGTACGGCTATCCCCCGCGTTAGGATGAACGAATTAGACCCCGAATACCGTTCGCACCGCCGGAAAGAGGAAGTCAACCTCGGCTTGAATGAAGAACAGGCACTGACCGAAGCCAAACGCTGTCTGGATTGTGCCAATCCCTCTTGTATGGAAGGCTGTCCGGTTGGCATTAATATTCCGGGATTCATCAAGAACATCGAGCGTGGCGAGTTCCTCGAAGCGGCACGGGTGTTGAAGCAGACCAGTGCCCTGCCAGCCGTATGCGGCCGGGTCTGCCCGCAGGAAAAGCAGTGCGAGTCGAAGTGCATCCACCTGAAGATGGGGCACGAAGCGGTAGCTATCGGTTATCTGGAACGTTTTGCAGCCGATTACGAACGGGATAGCGGGAATATTTCTGTTCCCGAAATAGCCGGAAAGAATGGCATCAAGGTGGCGGTTGTCGGCTCGGGCCCTGCCGGCTTGTCGTTTGCCGGCGATATGGCGAAATTGGGCTATGAGGTAACCGTGTTCGAGGCATTGCACGAGATAGGCGGCGTATTGAAATACGGCATTCCCGAGTTCCGTCTCCCGAACAGGATTGTGGATGTCGAAATTGATAACCTGGCGAAGATGGGCGTGCAGTTCGTGAAAGACTGCATTGTGGGCAAGACGATTTCGGTAGACGACCTGCAGGCGGAAGGGTATAAGGGCATTTTCGTGGCTTCGGGAGCCGGGCTGCCTAACTTCATGAACATACCCGGAGAGAACTCTATCAACATCATGTCATCGAATGAATACCTGACCCGTGTCAACCTGATGGATGCGGCAAGTGAGGATTCCGATACGCCGGTCACTTTCGGCAAACGTGTCGTAGTGGTAGGAGGCGGAAATACGGCTATGGACTCCGTGCGTACGGCGCGCCGCTTGGGAGCCGAACGCGCCATTATCGTTTACCGCCGTTCGGAAGCCGAAATGCCTGCCCGTATCGAGGAGGTGAAACATGCCAAAGAAGAGGGAGTGGAATTTATGACACTGCACAATCCGATAGAATATATTGCCGACGAGCAAGGCCGTGTGAAACAGGTCGTTCTCCAGAAGATGGAATTGGGCGAGCCCGACGCTTCGGGACGCCGCAGTCCGGTGCCCATTCCGGGTGCGACCGTTACCTTAGACATCGACATGGCGATTGTCAGCGTAGGCGTATCCCCCAACCCGATTGTGCCTAATTCGATTCCGGGATTGGAATTGGGGCGCAAGGGCACCATTGCGGTCAATGAGAATATGCAGTCATCCATTGCCACTATCTATGCCGGAGGCGACATCGTGCGCGGAGGCGCTACGGTGATTCTGGCGATGGGAGACGGACGCCGTGCCGCCGCGGCTATGGACAAGCAATTGCGCGGATAA